One part of the Polycyclovorans algicola TG408 genome encodes these proteins:
- a CDS encoding haloalkane dehalogenase: MNEFAEWPLRDDALRTPDDRFTALPEFDYTPRFVAVDGLRMAYVEAGPADGPVVLMLHGEPTWSYLYRKMIPVFAAAGFRAIAPDLIGFGRSDKLRAIEDYSYLKHVTWVRGLLDALSLKDICLIGQDWGSLIGLRLVGEQPERFARVSIGNGALPTAEQPLPLAFGLWRAFAIHSPWFPIGRIVQTASLTRLSPAEVAAYDAPFPSSAYKAGTRAFPRLVPDKETDPAIAANRAAWKALADYTRPFLTYFGRNDPILGKADRVLHAQIPGCTGQPHQRVRAHHFLQEDVGAAWAEAVVAWHQT, from the coding sequence ATGAATGAGTTCGCCGAATGGCCGCTGCGCGACGATGCCCTGCGTACGCCAGATGACCGCTTTACCGCGCTGCCCGAGTTTGACTACACGCCGCGCTTTGTCGCGGTGGATGGACTGCGCATGGCCTACGTCGAAGCCGGCCCGGCCGATGGGCCGGTGGTGCTGATGCTGCACGGTGAGCCCACCTGGAGCTATCTGTACCGAAAGATGATCCCGGTGTTCGCGGCGGCCGGCTTTCGCGCCATTGCCCCGGACCTGATCGGTTTCGGCCGCTCCGACAAGCTCAGGGCCATCGAGGATTATTCCTACCTCAAGCACGTGACCTGGGTGCGCGGGCTGCTGGATGCATTGTCACTCAAGGACATCTGCCTGATCGGCCAAGACTGGGGCTCACTCATCGGTCTGCGGCTGGTCGGCGAGCAACCCGAGCGCTTTGCCCGGGTGAGCATCGGCAACGGCGCGCTGCCCACCGCCGAGCAACCGCTACCGCTGGCGTTCGGCCTGTGGCGCGCGTTTGCGATCCATTCGCCATGGTTCCCGATTGGTCGCATTGTGCAAACCGCAAGCCTCACCCGGCTTAGCCCGGCGGAGGTGGCCGCTTACGACGCGCCGTTCCCGAGCAGTGCTTACAAGGCCGGCACCCGCGCGTTTCCGCGGCTGGTCCCCGACAAGGAAACCGACCCGGCAATCGCGGCCAACCGCGCAGCATGGAAGGCGCTGGCCGACTACACGCGCCCCTTTCTGACCTACTTCGGGCGCAACGACCCGATTCTGGGCAAGGCTGATCGTGTGCTCCATGCGCAGATTCCCGGCTGTACTGGGCAACCGCACCAGCGGGTGCGCGCCCATCACTTCCTGCAGGAAGACGTGGGCGCAGCCTGGGCCGAGGCCGTGGTCGCGTGGCATCAAACCTGA
- a CDS encoding methylthioribulose 1-phosphate dehydratase: MNDTMPYSDPAVATEAMIAAGHLFHQRGWVPASGGNFSARVGPDRLLITASGGHKGELTPAQFLVTDLDGKAMDAGRKTSYETGLHVQVYGHLADAGCVLHTHSRANTVLSRRFERVSLSGFELMKVLPGQPDPGETVVLPVFENDQDIARLAAKVDARMRATPFPAYLIAGHGLYAWGRNVAQARYAVEALEFMLDCLLTELATDGA; the protein is encoded by the coding sequence ATGAACGACACCATGCCGTATTCCGACCCTGCCGTCGCCACTGAGGCGATGATTGCCGCAGGACATTTGTTTCACCAACGCGGCTGGGTGCCAGCCAGTGGCGGCAATTTTTCGGCGCGCGTTGGCCCTGATCGGTTGTTGATCACCGCCTCAGGCGGTCACAAGGGCGAGTTGACGCCGGCGCAGTTTCTGGTCACCGACCTTGACGGCAAAGCAATGGACGCCGGCCGCAAGACTTCTTACGAGACCGGGCTGCACGTGCAGGTGTATGGGCATCTGGCTGACGCGGGCTGTGTGTTGCACACCCATTCGCGCGCCAACACGGTGTTGTCGCGGCGCTTCGAGCGGGTCAGCCTCAGCGGTTTCGAACTGATGAAGGTGTTGCCCGGTCAACCTGATCCGGGCGAGACCGTTGTGCTGCCGGTGTTCGAGAATGACCAGGACATCGCGCGCCTGGCGGCGAAGGTGGACGCCCGGATGCGGGCGACACCCTTCCCCGCCTACCTGATTGCCGGCCATGGCCTGTATGCCTGGGGCCGAAACGTTGCGCAGGCACGCTATGCCGTGGAAGCGCTGGAATTCATGCTGGACTGCCTACTGACAGAGCTGGCGACCGATGGAGCTTGA
- a CDS encoding 1,2-dihydroxy-3-keto-5-methylthiopentene dioxygenase, with the protein MTQLTVFADTDPQNPLLHTDNFETIQAELAAIGVPMQRWAATEKLSPDASSDAVLKAYEHSVAALNAKYGFESVDVMGMYPDHPQAAEARQKFLAEHVHHDFEIRFFVDGAGVFYIRKNGKVFMTECTAGDLIELPAHTTHWFDMGPKPLFKAIRFFTKAEGWVGHFTGDTIASKFPAYAGAAA; encoded by the coding sequence ATGACCCAACTGACCGTTTTTGCCGATACCGACCCGCAAAACCCGCTGCTGCACACCGACAACTTTGAGACCATTCAGGCCGAGCTGGCCGCCATTGGCGTGCCCATGCAGCGTTGGGCCGCAACCGAAAAGCTCTCGCCCGACGCCAGTAGTGACGCGGTTCTCAAGGCCTATGAGCATTCGGTGGCCGCGCTGAATGCCAAGTACGGCTTCGAATCTGTGGACGTCATGGGCATGTACCCCGACCACCCGCAGGCTGCCGAAGCGCGGCAGAAATTTCTTGCCGAGCACGTGCATCACGACTTCGAGATCCGTTTCTTCGTCGACGGTGCCGGGGTGTTCTACATCCGCAAGAACGGCAAGGTGTTCATGACCGAATGTACCGCCGGCGACCTGATCGAGCTGCCCGCCCACACCACGCACTGGTTCGACATGGGGCCCAAACCGCTGTTCAAGGCGATCCGCTTTTTCACCAAGGCTGAAGGCTGGGTGGGGCACTTCACCGGCGATACCATCGCGTCGAAATTTCCCGCCTATGCGGGCGCGGCGGCCTGA
- the mtnC gene encoding acireductone synthase yields MTAQPISAILTDIEGTTSSIDFVHETLFPYARQRIRDWLRANAHLDEVHIQLDAVEQIVGGDLSLADAADILERWIDEDRKATPLKALQGMIWAEGYAAGELQGHVYEDTPVALRQWHADGLALYVYSSGSVTAQKLIFGHTAYGDLTPLFTDYFDTRVGAKREAASYQRIVEAAGCAAETMLFLSDVGAELDAAREAGLQTWQIVRDDKTVPAVGHRQVGSLADIKV; encoded by the coding sequence ATGACGGCGCAACCGATTTCCGCGATTCTGACCGACATCGAGGGCACGACGTCGTCCATCGATTTCGTTCATGAAACCCTGTTCCCGTACGCCCGGCAGCGCATTCGAGACTGGCTGAGGGCCAATGCGCACCTCGATGAAGTGCACATCCAGCTCGATGCCGTCGAGCAGATCGTCGGTGGCGACCTGTCGCTGGCCGATGCCGCCGACATACTGGAACGCTGGATCGACGAAGACCGCAAGGCGACACCGCTGAAGGCCCTGCAGGGCATGATCTGGGCGGAGGGTTACGCTGCCGGCGAGCTGCAGGGCCACGTCTATGAAGACACGCCGGTCGCGCTGCGCCAGTGGCATGCGGACGGGCTGGCGCTGTACGTCTACTCGTCGGGCTCGGTGACGGCGCAGAAACTGATTTTCGGCCACACCGCCTATGGCGATCTGACGCCCCTGTTCACCGACTACTTTGATACACGCGTCGGCGCCAAGCGTGAGGCGGCCAGCTACCAGCGCATCGTCGAGGCGGCGGGCTGCGCGGCGGAAACCATGCTGTTTCTCTCAGATGTTGGCGCCGAACTCGATGCGGCGCGCGAGGCCGGGTTGCAGACCTGGCAGATCGTGAGGGACGACAAGACAGTGCCCGCCGTTGGGCACCGGCAGGTAGGCAGCCTGGCCGACATCAAGGTTTAA
- a CDS encoding dienelactone hydrolase family protein, whose product MTITTRTVDYTHDGKTFQACVAADSTLQGPRPVVLVGHQWGGRDEFADNHAKRLAAAGYLGVAWDLYGKGVRGNSIEENSALMTPLMENRSELLARINAAVAVAKAQPEADADRMAAIGYCFGGLCVLDLARSGADLRGVVSFHGLLKPNGLAPQKIKAKALVLHGADDPMAPIEDVVAFREEFTAAGGDWQLHLYGHTKHAFSVPGADIADLGIQHNADAERRSAVSERDFLIELFG is encoded by the coding sequence ATGACCATCACCACCCGCACCGTGGACTACACCCACGATGGCAAAACCTTTCAGGCCTGCGTTGCCGCGGACAGCACGCTGCAGGGCCCGCGCCCGGTGGTCCTGGTCGGCCACCAGTGGGGCGGCCGCGATGAATTTGCCGACAACCACGCCAAACGCCTTGCCGCCGCTGGCTACCTCGGCGTCGCATGGGACCTTTATGGCAAGGGCGTGCGCGGTAACAGCATCGAGGAAAACAGCGCGCTGATGACGCCGCTCATGGAAAACCGCAGCGAGCTGCTGGCACGCATCAATGCCGCCGTCGCGGTGGCCAAGGCCCAGCCTGAGGCTGACGCGGATCGCATGGCCGCCATCGGTTACTGCTTTGGCGGCCTGTGCGTGCTCGACCTGGCGCGCAGTGGCGCTGATCTGCGCGGCGTGGTCAGCTTTCACGGCCTGCTCAAACCCAACGGCCTTGCGCCGCAGAAGATCAAGGCCAAGGCGTTGGTGTTGCACGGCGCTGACGACCCGATGGCGCCGATTGAAGATGTGGTCGCCTTTCGCGAGGAATTCACCGCCGCCGGCGGCGACTGGCAGCTGCACCTCTACGGGCACACCAAGCATGCCTTCTCGGTGCCGGGCGCCGACATCGCGGATCTGGGCATCCAGCACAACGCGGACGCCGAGCGCCGCTCTGCGGTCAGCGAGCGGGACTTCCTGATCGAGTTGTTTGGCTAG